The Henckelia pumila isolate YLH828 chromosome 2, ASM3356847v2, whole genome shotgun sequence genome includes a window with the following:
- the LOC140883487 gene encoding transcription factor bHLH14 has product MDDDFIISSQSLSSPILEQQPSALQKKLQHILENDPGGWVYAIFWQSSRDEHNGRIFLTWGDGHFQGTKQGFLKSGSFHHPERKKIMKGIQALVATGPVDGDVTDAEWLYVMSLAQSFSLGDGIVGKSFHSGCLVWLSGENQLRFYNCQRAKEAQIHGMQTMVCIPTSNGVVELGSDSVVHENWSLVQQVKSLFESCFVEKIISFNADHVGVVSDLVQEDHHREGKNSSSTAVLSKRQESNMNKTATAFPCYNLQDSDNSDSISDCHFFLDHTSNNVETKRISSTNSNTPAKKRGRKPSVGHDVPTNHVEAERQRREKLNHRFYALRSVVPNVSRMDKASLLSDAVSYIKELKSKVEELERETKKVKIETTDAMDNQSTCTTSVDQSRPHIAAAVSTPLEVEVKIVGGDAMIRVQSENANHPASRFMNAIRELELHVHHASMSCVNDLMLQDVVVRVPDGFRCEDALKNALVMRLEQ; this is encoded by the coding sequence ATGGACGATGACTTTATCATCTCCTCCCAATCTCTGTCTTCTCCCATACTCGAACAACAGCCGTCCGCCCTTCAAAAGAAGCTTCAGCACATACTGGAAAACGACCCCGGTGGCTGGGTCTACGCCATTTTCTGGCAGAGCTCCAGAGATGAACATAACGGCCGCATTTTTCTCACATGGGGAGACGGCCATTTTCAGGGGACCAAGCAAGGTTTCCTTAAATCCGGCTCTTTTCATCATCCTGAGAGGAAGAAGATAATGAAAGGGATTCAGGCTCTGGTTGCAACGGGTCCCGTGGACGGTGACGTCACGGATGCGGAGTGGCTCTATGTTATGTCCCTCGCTCAGTCTTTTTCTCTCGGAGACGGCATCGTGGGGAAGTCGTTTCATTCTGGGTGTCTGGTTTGGTTGAGCGGCGAGAATCAGCTGAGGTTTTACAACTGTCAGCGGGCCAAAGAAGCGCAGATCCATGGGATGCAGACCATGGTCTGTATCCCTACTTCCAATGGCGTGGTTGAGCTGGGATCTGATTCCGTCGTCCACGAAAACTGGAGCTTAGTTCAACAGGTGAAATCGCTCTTCGAGTCTTGTTTTGTAGAAAAAATCATTTCGTTTAATGCAGATCATGTGGGGGTAGTCTCTGATCTTGTTCAAGAAGACCACCACCGCGAAGGAAAGAATAGCTCTTCTACCGCGGTTTTATCGAAAAGACAAGAATCCAATATGAACAAGACCGCAACAGCTTTTCCTTGTTATAATCTTCAAGATTCCGACAACTCGGATTCGATTTCCGATTGCCATTTCTTTCTAGATCACACCAGCAACAACGTCGAAACGAAGAGAATTAGTAGCACCAATAGTAATACCCCAGCGAAGAAGAGGGGCAGGAAGCCGAGCGTGGGGCATGACGTGCCGACGAACCACGTGGAAGCGGAGCGGCAAAGGAGGGAGAAGCTGAACCACCGGTTCTACGCCCTCCGCTCCGTGGTTCCCAACGTTTCGAGGATGGACAAGGCATCCCTGTTATCCGACGCAGTTTCCTACATCAAAGAGCTTAAGTCTAAAGTCGAAGAGCTCGAACGGGAAACCAAGAAAGTGAAAATAGAAACAACCGACGCAATGGATAACCAAAGCACCTGCACCACGTCGGTGGATCAAAGCAGGCCCCACATCGCCGCCGCCGTCTCCACGCCGCTTGAAGTGGAAGTGAAGATCGTCGGAGGCGATGCGATGATCAGGGTCCAGTCGGAGAACGCGAATCACCCGGCCAGCAGGTTTATGAACGCCATTAGAGAGCTGGAACTACATGTCCACCACGCCAGCATGTCTTGTGTGAATGATTTGATGCTTCAAGATGTTGTCGTTAGGGTTCCTGATGGATTCAGATGCGAAGATGCTTTGAAAAACGCTCTTGTTATGAGATTGGAGCAGTAA